A genome region from Cryptomeria japonica unplaced genomic scaffold, Sugi_1.0 HiC_scaffold_77, whole genome shotgun sequence includes the following:
- the LOC131864143 gene encoding germin-like protein 8-2 — translation MANRMIYFTLGLFLLICCYSDRVMAGDSDPLQDFCVADEESKVLVNGFVCKDPMQVSADDFFFRGLGQAGNTDNDVGSNVTMANVKQIPGLNTLGISLVRIDYAQNVGHENAVAISALSSQLPGVQTIANSLFAADPPLPDSVLAKAFRITQEVVDYIQKKFA, via the exons ATGGCTAACCGAATGATTTACTTCACACTGGGACTTTTTCTGTTGATATGTTGTTACAGCGACAGGGTCATGGCAGGGGATTCCGATCCCTTGCAAGATTTCTGCGTTGCAGATGAGGAAAGCAAAG TTTTGGTGAACGGGTTCGTTTGCAAAGACCCAATGCAAGTTTCAGCAGACGACTTCTTCTTCCGGGGACTTGGGCAGGCAGGGAACACCGACAATGATGTGGGCTCCAACGTAACGATGGCGAACGTTAAACAGATACCAGGCCTCAATACGTTGGGAATATCGTTGGTCCGCATCGACTACGCA cagaatgtggggCATGAAAATGCGGTGGCCATATCTGCATTGAGCAGCCAGCTTCCGGGAGTTCAGACAATCGCCAACTCTCTGTTTGCAGCGGATCCTCCTCTCCCAGATTCCGTATTGGCCAAGGCCTTCCGCATCACACAGGAAGTTGTGGATTACATTCAGAAGAAATTCGCATAA